From the Montipora capricornis isolate CH-2021 chromosome 2, ASM3666992v2, whole genome shotgun sequence genome, one window contains:
- the LOC138038086 gene encoding uncharacterized protein, with protein sequence MAYEISIEGVQIKGYHHFKIKAPTGTPLVIRPENNEHDPFALACHIPNEMDQIPESLRTVEMLSKSQKKKYTLQAVLGSQIGRVQYFLNRELSFLLKCGKITSIQGTVRGEPTITARPTTQQKFHKNKQAGGGAFIPASLKITGPQQHMAFVLERLRATLHECENRDEMSIDMLKE encoded by the exons ATGGCTTATGAGATTTCGATCGAAGGTGTGCAAATAAAAGG TTATCACCACTTCAAAATAAAAGCTCCTACTGGAACACCACTAGTAATCCGTCCAGAAAATAATGAGCACGATCCCTTCGCCCTGGCATGCCACATTCCTAATGAGATGGATCAAATCCCAGAGTCGCTAAGAACGGTGGAAATGTTGAGCAAGTCTCAAAAGAAAAAGTACACTCTGCAAGCAGTTTTAGGATCTCAGATCGGGCGAGTTCAGTACTTCTTGAACAGAGAGCTGAGTTTCCTGCTCAAATGCGGCAAGATTACCAGTATCCAAGG GACCGTTCGTGGGGAGCCGACTATAACTGCCCGTCCCACCACACAGCAGAAGTTTCACAAGAACAAGCAAGCTGGTGGAGGGGCTTTTATTCCAGCGTCTCTAAAAATTACAGGGCCTCAACAGCACATGGCATTCGTACTCGAGCGACTTCGAGCAACCTTACACGAGTGTGAAAATAGGGATGAAATGTCAATTGATATGTTAAAAGAATGA